Proteins encoded by one window of Hylaeus volcanicus isolate JK05 chromosome 7, UHH_iyHylVolc1.0_haploid, whole genome shotgun sequence:
- the LOC128880041 gene encoding uncharacterized protein LOC128880041, with translation MKYKKQILCSKIPNSRSNGIGLVIVKNGERTIEGIAISALQNISENFKEIVDIPWTYKTWKLANRENTGKLVIGWIPGHSNITGNELADQETKRQTGRVHDTQYKVPAKDILVDLKEEFWNKFKEKAIEIGREKGALFMKEIGSNHKRAKYKPWFIKYKDKLDRSTIRTIPRNRCNHYNLRASLARKGIVED, from the exons ATGAAGTACAAGAAACAAATACTGTGTAGTAAGATACCCAACTCACGATCTAACGGAATAGGATTAGTTATAGTTAAAAATGGAGAAAGAACGATAGAAGGAATAGCAATATCAG CACTGCAAAATATCAGTgagaatttcaaagaaattgttgacATTCCATGGACATACAAAACGTGGAAGTTAGCAAATAGGGAAAACACTGGAAAATTAGTAATAGGATGGATTCCGGGGCACAGCAATATCACAGGAAACGAACTAGCAGATCAAGAAACAAAAAGGCAAACTGGAAGGGTCCATGACACGCAATACAAAGTCCCAGCAAAGGATATTTTAGTAGAtctaaaagaagaattttggaATAAGTTCAAAGAAAAGGCAATAGAAATAGGAAGAGAGAAGGGAGCTCTCTTTATGAAAGAAATAGGATCAAATCACAAGAGAGCAAAATATAAACCTtggtttataaaatacaaagataaACTAGACAGATCAACAATAAGGACGATCCCAAGGAACAGGTGTAATCACTATAATCTAAGAGCATCGCTTGCAAGGAAAGGGATAGTGGAAGATTGA